In Amaranthus tricolor cultivar Red isolate AtriRed21 chromosome 5, ASM2621246v1, whole genome shotgun sequence, a genomic segment contains:
- the LOC130813373 gene encoding transcription repressor OFP6-like gives MGKTKIFKNLATHLGLTCGCGSGCQSKSNIADVYEPKPKVGSSMFNTDTCTCTCISPSTISSLGKKSVTASALVLAPASTTQNIGTAVEMVSMNPYKDFQDSMMEMIVENEILCTEQLVQLLHCFLSLNSPAHHHIILTAFFQVCQYAVVPFSN, from the coding sequence ATGGGGAAGACCAAAATCTTCAAAAACTTGGCTACCCATCTTGGCTTAACCTGCGGATGTGGCTCTGGCTGTCAGTCCAAATCCAACATTGCGGATGTTTACGAGCCCAAACCCAAGGTTGGATCATCCATGTTTAACACGGATACCTGCACTTGCACCTGCATATCTCCTTCAACTATCTCTTCATTAGGCAAAAAGTCGGTCACAGCTTCAGCTTTAGTCTTGGCCCCAGCCTCAACAACACAAAATATTGGTACAGCCGTAGAGATGGTGTCGATGAATCCATATAAGGATTTCCAAGATTCAATGATGGAAATGATTGTAGAGAATGAAATCTTATGTACTGAACAACTTGTTCAACTTCTTCATTGCTTTCTAAGTCTAAATTCTCCAGCTCACCATCACATCATTCTTACTGCTTTCTTTCAGGTTTGCCAGTATGCAGTTGTTCCTTTCTCAAATTAA